GAGGTAGTATTTCAGCTGGTCCCATTTTCCTCCCTCCTTGGAAGTAAGTTCCCTACTCTGAGTACAGATAGAGGCCTGATACCTGAGCGTTGTAGAGTCTCCTTCCCTATCTCCAAGTGTCTCAGTAGCCACTGAACACAAAAGACCTTCAAGAAGTAGCTGAAGGCCTCTGCTACACCATGTGCCTCCCACTGTCGCTGGGTGATCTGAGCCGTCCTGTCTGCCACAGTCCATGTTCTCAGGTCCGAGTTCAGGCTGATATAATCGTGGCCATCAAAAGCATGTGAATAGTACCCACGGAGGAGGCGTCCATCTGGCCCCAGGTCGCAACCCAGTAAACACTGGAAAGTGTGAGAGACTGCCACAGGCCAGAAAGTCAGTAACACGCACCCATGGAATTTTCACCTACACTGGAAACCAGCCCTAGGTCCACCATTCTCTTGGGTTCTGGGTCTCTGCAGATCCCGCAGCCTCTGGCCAAACCTAGGGTCTGGGACCCTGGATGACTCAGATCAGTCTGTGGAGATGTGAAGGGGTCACTCACCATTATCACTCTGGTTATAGACCTGGATTGCGAATCTCAGGTTTTCTTGGGCCCTGTGTGAATGCCTCTCTGAAGcctttctctccatttctaaATACTCAGGCCCCATCTGCTTCATCCAGGGTCCCCGCGCCTGGATCCTCTGAGTAGCTCCATGACTGTCAAATCGCATAAACTGCATGTAGTCCACATAGCCAACAATGAAGACATGGGAATCTCGAAGACCCGGTCGAGACATGGTAGTGGTTACCAAGTACTTCATGGAGTGTGAACCTGTAGACAGAGCACGGAGAGACCCAGACCTCCTGCGGTCTCCGGTGGGTGCACAGGCTGGTAGGGGTTCAGGGCACCTGGCTCTGAAGGTGGGATGGAGAAGGAAGCTGGAGAGTCTGGCTGGGTGATGAGAAGAGGGACTTCCCTGTTCCTGCCCAGAGCTACCTGCTCccatctccctctttcctccaggCAGAGGCTGTTTCCCTCCAGACCCACACTCACCTGCAAAACTCTTGTTCTTGGTCTGGGTCAGAGGCAGGAATGCTGAAAGCACCAGGAGGATGGCACACAGCGCCAGAGCACCCATCCTTGATGTGTGGAAAATCTGGAGAGACTGAGACTTTGTTCCTCTCTGTAGAGTTTATAGTGCTGTGGGTTGTGGGGAGATATACCACAGTGACTGTGAGTAGTTCTCCAAAATTCCTACATGTACTGGGAGTGAGAACAAGGGTCCAGCTGAAAGGACAGCACAACTGACACAGTTTGTAAGCTACCCAGAGGGAATTCTTGGGGGACAAGGGACTTCCCAACCCATGGCTTTCCCACCACAGACACCTTGAAAACAAAACCTCAGTCTGGGGACTTATGAAAACCCGCTTCCTCCTGTACTTGGTGCTCTCTGACACATCTACTCTCTCAGTCCTGTTAAGGAGCTTTGTCCTATGAGATTCTCAATGTTTGGGATTCAGGATCTCTTGTTTGTGCTCACACATGATCAAGGATCTCAAAATTTCATGTGAGTTATATCTAACAACATTTACTGTGTCAAAAACTGACAGTTAAGCAGTTCCTGGTGGccaacatctgtaatcccagcatttaggaggctgtgCTTCCGCAGGAGATTGgacataagtttgaggccaacttaaACTACACTACACTGACATTTtaagaagatgtgtgtgtgtgtgtgtgtgtgtgtgtgtgtgtgtgtgtgtgagagagagagagagagagagagagagagagagagaaatttttctctctttttctttcttgtcagaCCCCAAAGAGTTTCTTCCCCAGGCAGGGTCTTCAGGAACAGGGAACCAACTACTGCTACCAACACCAATCCCCAATTGCCGACTCCACACTTGCTTCCTTCCTCAGTTTACCCTGCAGTGCTGAAGCTGGCCTTGGACAGTATAAGAATGTGATTAAAGAGATATGTAAGTACTCGGGCTGGATACAGGCAGGTTTGCAGCTTGGTGGGatttgttcttctagctgggcttccctgtctggcctcagtgtacTTTGAGGTACAAATAATAGAATCCAAATTCTtatcatataaaaaaataaaggaattcAATATATGATATTGGAGTGTTAAAAACTGAAACTGAAGCCTGGAGGTGTTGGCACACTCTGGAGGTGGCAGCACACTCCTTTTAGTCCCAGCTCTTTAAAGTCATGGGCAGGTAGATCTGTGTTTGAGGATCTGTGGTCtaaagtgagttttaggacagccaggtacacaggaaaaaaaacatgtctgaaaaaccaaaaacccaaccCACCCaacctgaaaacacacacacacacacacacacacacacacacacacacacgacaaaatAACAACACCCCCAATCCCCCACCATAGATCTTAGTGGTTGGTCATGACTGATGCCTGTACACCCAGCATTTTGGAGActgtgctgaggcaggaagtttGACCTGACTGTAAGGCCAGTGTGGACTACATGCAactgacatttttaaatttatttttatttatgtgtatctgtgtgagtttgtgtgagtgtatactGAGAATATGaggatgcctgtggaggccagaagagggggttaGATTCCCTGAAAGTAGAGTTAGGAGAAATTGTGAACTGGGagtcctgggtgctgggaaccaaactggggtCATCTATGAGATTCCAAGGCACTGttaaccacctctccagcccctggaaacTCTGTCTAAAAAGACATTTCACAAGTGCAACTTCCTCTTATTCTGCAAGTGAGTGGTGGTGGAGAATGTAATAACTCCTAACTAGTTTTATTTCACAACCTTGATTCATACTGAGCTCCCAACAGACTAGCTCACCATCAAGCACAATACAGTAAATACGGCAAATAAATTCCAGAAGCTTTTTATTTTGGCTTCATGAATCCTATGAAAGTATCTAAGTAACTTCGTGGTTTTATTGAGCTTCAAGAACTACTGCTTTT
The sequence above is drawn from the Arvicanthis niloticus isolate mArvNil1 chromosome 20, mArvNil1.pat.X, whole genome shotgun sequence genome and encodes:
- the LOC117724289 gene encoding class I histocompatibility antigen, Gogo-B*0102 alpha chain-like; translated protein: MGALALCAILLVLSAFLPLTQTKNKSFAGSHSMKYLVTTTMSRPGLRDSHVFIVGYVDYMQFMRFDSHGATQRIQARGPWMKQMGPEYLEMERKASERHSHRAQENLRFAIQVYNQSDNVSHTFQCLLGCDLGPDGRLLRGYYSHAFDGHDYISLNSDLRTWTVADRTAQITQRQWEAHGVAEAFSYFLKVFCVQWLLRHLEIGKETLQRSDPPKAHVAHHPRPEGDVTLRCWALGFYPADITLTWQRDEEDLTQDMDTVETRPSGDGTFQKWAAVVVPSGEEKKYTCRVEHEGLPEPLTLRWEPPPWPVVGTAVGVVLLGVVIVGALIAIVMMRKKSAGRKGIGSEGFQ